In one window of Vallitalea okinawensis DNA:
- a CDS encoding YdcF family protein, translating to MLKIRKSKDSLSRGLISLLSVLNLFMFVILGPTFGVIFFTFLNLLYIMKYVLDYWIKRCDSKVLRLIRSVYLSLIIIFALSFIIVESLIISNMHSQVDATEHDIIVVLGAGLNGDQVTNRLKSRLDKALELIDNNPELEVLVSGGQGPDEKVTEAHAMKSYLINEGVDPTHILVEELSTSTYENLLFSKEILDAKLIDKSIIIVTSDYHTYRASYISKKIGLDVVTAPSHSPAMIRVNYMLREYFVVIKDWLKLSLIA from the coding sequence TTGTTAAAAATAAGAAAGAGTAAAGACTCTTTATCTAGGGGTTTAATTAGTCTATTAAGTGTCCTTAACCTTTTCATGTTTGTTATTTTAGGACCAACATTTGGTGTTATCTTTTTTACATTTTTAAACCTTCTTTACATAATGAAATACGTTCTAGATTACTGGATTAAGAGATGTGATTCTAAGGTTTTAAGATTGATAAGAAGTGTATATCTAAGCTTAATTATAATATTTGCGTTAAGTTTTATAATAGTAGAAAGTCTTATCATTAGTAATATGCATTCCCAAGTAGACGCAACTGAGCATGATATCATTGTAGTTCTAGGAGCCGGTTTGAATGGAGATCAGGTTACTAATCGATTAAAATCTAGATTGGATAAAGCCCTTGAACTCATTGACAACAATCCAGAATTAGAAGTTCTTGTTTCAGGTGGACAAGGTCCTGATGAAAAGGTAACAGAAGCTCATGCAATGAAAAGTTATCTTATCAATGAAGGTGTAGATCCAACGCATATCTTAGTTGAGGAATTATCAACATCAACTTATGAGAATCTTTTATTCTCAAAAGAAATTTTAGATGCTAAACTGATTGATAAATCAATTATTATAGTAACTAGTGATTATCATACCTATAGAGCATCTTATATCTCTAAGAAAATTGGTTTAGATGTGGTTACAGCACCAAGCCATAGTCCAGCCATGATTAGGGTTAACTATATGCTAAGAGAGTATTTTGTAGTCATTAAAGATTGGCTGAAATTAAGTTTAATAGCATGA